The genome window GCCCTGTCTGGCCACGGGCTTTTCGTGTCCACCTGAGATCTGCCATGTTACCACTAGCGCAAGCAGCAGGGTCATGAGTCCGATCCCTAACATAAATCGATCCGTTCTGATGACTGTCATCTCTCTTTCTCCAGTAAACGTCTATCTTGCATAGCGTTATTTTCCCACTCGCACCTGAAGCTGTCCATCCTTTTTGATAACTACCATATAACGATGAAAAAAAGGCATCCGCAGATGCCTCCTGGATTTCATCTGATCCTGCTCTTCCCCAACTGAAGACAGGGACAAGCAGGATCAGCAATCTACTTTTTAATTCTGGGATGCAGCCTGAATCGCGCCGTAAGCCCAGTGATCTGCAGATACATCCTTCCATCTCGATGCACCGGACAGATCAGGCTCGATCTTCACCAAACGATTCAGCAACGTGACGGCCTCTGCTCGCGTCACAGCATCGTTCGGGCGGAATGCTCCGTCTTGCGACACACGCATGACTCCCGTTGCCAATACATGTTGAACCGCCTCTCGGGCCCAGTGCGGTGTAATATCCGTAGCTTCGCTTGGCAAAGCTGCTGTTGCTTCAGTTGCTTCTGTATTGACATCGGCAGCTGACTCTTGAATTGTCAAAATCCGCTCGATGATGACAGCCATCTCGGCACGTGTGATAGAGCGCCCTGGCATGAAATCACCCGCAGCATTACCACGCATATAACCTGCTGCTGTCGCCTTTGTAATGGCATCGCGGGCCCACTCCGCAACAGGCATATCCCGATACGATGAACTGAGCGTAGCTTCCTCGCTGTCTGAAGGTAATACGCGAGATAGCAATGCAGCCATTTCGGCACGTTGAACCGCCTGATTCGGTCTGAATGTACCGTCGGCATAACCTTGAATGTACGCTGAGGATTGGCTGCCATTCATGAGAATAATGGAAAATGTGCTGAACTTGGTGACTTCAAACTCAATTCCCGGTTGGTCTGTTACATTAAACTTAACAAGTTTACCCTTAACGAGTTCCTTGGTCCCATCGCTATGTTCAATAAATACTTGCAGCTTGTGCAGTTCCTTCTGTGTCAGGTTCGTATCCCTGATCGGTAGCACTACTGTCACCGGACGACTGCTCATATTTGTCTCAATGGTCATTGGACGACCTATTAAACGGAAGTCGGAGGTATTGATTGGCTGTTCTACAATTAATGGATCCTTCTTAATTCGCTGCTCTACTACCTCACGCCCTGCGGCATCCTTGATCGGAACAAGGTGGAAAAATACGTCCGAGTCCAGTCCTTGCAAAGATTTCGCCGGAAGTTGCAGAGATGCGTTATCCGTTTCAATATACAGATTCATCTTCTCGTCTGCCATTAGTGCAGTAGACTTGGCAGGCAGCTTCACGTTCAGTTCAGATACCTCGTCCTTCTCATCCGGAATCATGATCCGGGCAATAGTCGAACCTGCCTTCTTCAGGGTTTCAATTGCACGAGAAGTCTGCTCGGCCGTCAGATTCACCTCGTCTTTTTTGCGTCCATCTGCCCCTGTTGTTCTTTCAATAATCGTTTCTGAAACAACGGCATTCGTGTTCCGTTCATTGGTCACATTAACGGTAATCTTCTCGGAAGTGCTTGCAGACGGTGATGGTGTTAACGAACCACCGGATGAACTTCCTGAACCGGACGAACCCGGATTGGATGGGGTTGTTGGTGTAACCGGTGAGCCCACGACTGTGATTTTGCCTGGTACAATCTGCTTGTTCATCTCAATTGCATCAGCATCCGTCACCGTAAAGTGTTCAGGCAGGGCCGTGTCGACAACCTGGACCGGATACTCTCCTGCAATAACATCGGAAGCCATCGTGAATTCGATGTTAAACAACTCCTGCGGGCTCTCGGATGCCGGAATGGGACTGAGCCCACCATCCTCATCACTCCAGCCTACGATGAGTGATCCTGTTTCATTATTCACGTTATACTGTATTCCCGTTCTGTTACCTGTAACATCAGTAACCCGCATGGCTGCGGGATTGAACTTCAATCGTACCCCGTAAGAGCCGATTGGTTGATCAAGTGACACCGTATCGACCGATAGCGTTACCTTTTCACCTGCTTTTCCTTGTGCTGATCCAATGCCAACAGTTCCATTCCCGACTGGCTTTACATCTTCAAGCACAATGACTTGTCCAACTTGCCCGGTCACTTGAACCGGATCAATATCCCCTGTCCATACGCCCGTTTGCAGGGTTACTAAGCTTGGACCGATAACCGCATTTTCCTTAATCTTAAAATGAAGGGAATACAACTCCGTAGATTCATCGATGAATTGTTGAGTCATCATAGACACTTCAATGTAACCGGAAGCAGAGGTATCTTTGGTTAAATTTAATCCCTGATATTTTTCATAAGCCTGCTGGTTTACAACCTCGTCCCCTTCCACGAGTTCAAGCACAGCTG of Paenibacillus sp. FSL R5-0517 contains these proteins:
- a CDS encoding S-layer homology domain-containing protein, with translation MPNQKGYLISVKSKRSMKALLTMLLTVSMIFSWLPQAQASVDPVIHIGEVSGKPGDIVEVPVSYDSKGSAFAFYHSELSFAYDSAVLELVEGDEVVNQQAYEKYQGLNLTKDTSASGYIEVSMMTQQFIDESTELYSLHFKIKENAVIGPSLVTLQTGVWTGDIDPVQVTGQVGQVIVLEDVKPVGNGTVGIGSAQGKAGEKVTLSVDTVSLDQPIGSYGVRLKFNPAAMRVTDVTGNRTGIQYNVNNETGSLIVGWSDEDGGLSPIPASESPQELFNIEFTMASDVIAGEYPVQVVDTALPEHFTVTDADAIEMNKQIVPGKITVVGSPVTPTTPSNPGSSGSGSSSGGSLTPSPSASTSEKITVNVTNERNTNAVVSETIIERTTGADGRKKDEVNLTAEQTSRAIETLKKAGSTIARIMIPDEKDEVSELNVKLPAKSTALMADEKMNLYIETDNASLQLPAKSLQGLDSDVFFHLVPIKDAAGREVVEQRIKKDPLIVEQPINTSDFRLIGRPMTIETNMSSRPVTVVLPIRDTNLTQKELHKLQVFIEHSDGTKELVKGKLVKFNVTDQPGIEFEVTKFSTFSIILMNGSQSSAYIQGYADGTFRPNQAVQRAEMAALLSRVLPSDSEEATLSSSYRDMPVAEWARDAITKATAAGYMRGNAAGDFMPGRSITRAEMAVIIERILTIQESAADVNTEATEATAALPSEATDITPHWAREAVQHVLATGVMRVSQDGAFRPNDAVTRAEAVTLLNRLVKIEPDLSGASRWKDVSADHWAYGAIQAASQN